In the Schistocerca gregaria isolate iqSchGreg1 chromosome 6, iqSchGreg1.2, whole genome shotgun sequence genome, one interval contains:
- the LOC126278863 gene encoding uncharacterized protein LOC126278863, with protein sequence MGSSTTSTSSNNTINTSTDSANTVATLITVTDGDCDDEADPEPETKAFSPPPERPAVSAQRRQELLDEIFSSVSAHAPPESPLVPPPAPPVTPLTPLLGACRRDTRFFARSEDLDSPPPEARGPALAPAPAPAAPAPRGLQHPHPLPALTLRRASSVSTAPTVVALNPDKVSHPLHVNLTQSTTLLLGP encoded by the exons ATGGGTTCGAGCACGACGTCCACCTCGTCGAACAACACGATCAACACGTCGACGGACTCGGCCAACACGGTGGCGACGCTCATCACGGTGACGGACGGCGACTGCGACGACGAAGCCGACCCCGAGCCCGAGACGAAGGCCTTCTCGCCGCCGCCCGAGCGTCCCGCCGTCTCGGCGCAGCGCCGGCAGGAGCTGCTGGACGAGATCTTCAG TAGCGTGAGCGCGCACGCGCCGCCGGAGTCCCCGCTGGTGCCGCCGCCTGCTCCGCCGGTGACGCCGCTCACGCCGCTGCTGGGGGCGTGCCGGCGAGACACGCGCTTCTTCGCGCGCAGCGAGGACCTGGACTCGCCGCCGCCCGAGGCCAGGGGGCCCGCcctcgcccccgcccccgcccccgccgcccccgccccacGCGGGCTGCAGCACCCGCACCCGCTGCCCGCGCTCACGCTGCGCCGGGCTTCCTCCGTCAGCACGGCGCCCACCGTCGTGGCGCTCAACCCCGACAAGGTCAGCCACCCGCTACACGTGAACCTTACCCAATCTACAACACTACTTCTGGGCCCATAA